A stretch of Rhodoferax potami DNA encodes these proteins:
- a CDS encoding DoxX family protein, with the protein MSSSNTTTTAQNALNLAGRVLLAALFLPAGISKLTGFEGTVGYIASVGLPLPAVGAVLALVVEIVGGLALIAGFGTRIAALVLALFTLVASFFFHAFWAVPADQAFMVQLLFFKNVAVVGGLLALAANGAGGWSLDARRE; encoded by the coding sequence ATGTCCTCTAGCAACACCACCACTACCGCCCAAAACGCACTCAACCTCGCAGGCCGCGTGCTGTTGGCTGCCCTGTTTTTGCCAGCTGGCATCAGCAAGCTCACCGGCTTTGAAGGCACCGTGGGTTACATCGCTTCCGTCGGTTTGCCACTGCCCGCCGTCGGCGCTGTGCTCGCGCTGGTGGTCGAAATTGTGGGTGGCCTGGCGCTGATTGCCGGCTTCGGCACCCGCATCGCGGCTCTGGTGTTGGCCCTGTTCACACTGGTGGCGAGCTTCTTCTTCCACGCTTTCTGGGCTGTGCCGGCTGACCAGGCCTTCATGGTGCAACTGCTGTTCTTCAAGAACGTGGCAGTGGTCGGTGGCTTGTTGGCCTTGGCCGCCAACGGCGCCGGTGGCTGGAGCCTCGACGCACGCCGCGAATAA
- a CDS encoding LysR family transcriptional regulator translates to MIVVTMEQSSALQTAAIDPNDLLIFARVAELGSFSRAADKVGLPKSSVSRRLAALEQRLGERLLLRTTRRQTLTEFGQQLLEHAKQVVLEVEAVAALSERRQATPTGRLRVSMPADIAHLLLADMLGAFVAMYPGISLELDLSARRVDLLGEGFDVAVRIGALPDDSLLAARRLSLMSTGLYASPQYLAEHGTPQTPQDLLQHQAVRLLGGNGEPLPWRLVNGEQAWTALPPGRFAANAPDLLLRLVLAGTGIGAVPDVFTQADLRRHALVRVLPEWCFPQMPVSAVFPGRKLMPPKTRVFIEMLQVALGDPHAA, encoded by the coding sequence ATGATTGTTGTCACTATGGAACAATCAAGCGCACTCCAGACTGCCGCCATCGACCCTAACGACCTGCTCATCTTTGCCCGCGTGGCGGAGCTGGGCAGTTTCAGCCGTGCGGCCGACAAGGTGGGGCTGCCCAAGTCCAGCGTGTCGCGCCGGCTCGCAGCCCTCGAGCAGCGCTTGGGCGAGCGCCTGCTGCTGCGCACCACCCGCCGCCAAACACTGACCGAGTTCGGCCAGCAACTGCTCGAGCACGCTAAGCAGGTGGTGCTGGAGGTAGAGGCTGTAGCCGCCCTGAGCGAGCGCCGCCAGGCCACGCCCACCGGGCGGCTGCGGGTGTCCATGCCGGCAGACATTGCCCACTTGCTCTTGGCCGACATGCTGGGTGCGTTTGTGGCCATGTACCCCGGCATCTCGCTGGAGCTGGACCTATCGGCCCGCCGGGTAGACCTGCTGGGTGAAGGTTTTGACGTGGCGGTGCGCATCGGCGCCTTGCCGGACGACAGCCTGCTGGCTGCGCGGCGCCTGAGCCTCATGTCCACCGGGTTGTACGCCTCGCCCCAATACCTGGCCGAACACGGCACACCGCAGACACCGCAAGACCTGCTGCAGCACCAGGCGGTGCGCTTGCTGGGCGGCAACGGGGAGCCCCTGCCCTGGCGCTTGGTGAATGGCGAGCAAGCATGGACTGCGCTACCCCCCGGCCGCTTTGCGGCCAACGCGCCGGACCTGTTGTTGCGCCTGGTGCTGGCCGGCACCGGCATAGGCGCAGTGCCCGATGTATTCACCCAAGCCGATCTGCGCCGCCACGCGCTGGTGCGGGTGTTGCCCGAGTGGTGTTTTCCGCAAATGCCTGTCTCAGCCGTCTTCCCCGGTCGCAAGCTCATGCCACCCAAGACGCGGGTGTTTATTGAGATGCTGCAAGTGGCTTTGGGAGACCCCCATGCGGCATAA
- a CDS encoding NUDIX hydrolase produces the protein MRHKSLATPAELRAHAQAELEKYIASFPAEATDLQAIADQLADTSADPFSRANMQGHITTSGLFYDRASDKVLLIHHRTLNRWLQPGGHHEGLDRLDVSAAREVEEETGVQVCGAQDQALDPPLIDIDSHAIPANPAKGEGAHLHHDFLYLFRGDATAPLSPQWEEVQGVRWVAREALLALQSARFVRLVSKLRLAL, from the coding sequence ATGCGGCATAAATCCTTGGCCACCCCGGCCGAACTCCGGGCCCACGCGCAAGCTGAACTGGAAAAGTACATTGCCAGCTTTCCCGCCGAGGCCACCGACCTGCAAGCCATCGCTGATCAATTGGCCGATACGTCCGCAGACCCGTTTTCACGGGCCAACATGCAAGGCCACATCACCACCAGCGGCTTGTTTTATGACAGGGCGTCCGACAAGGTGCTGCTCATCCACCACCGCACCCTGAACCGCTGGCTACAGCCCGGCGGCCACCACGAAGGGCTGGACCGCTTGGACGTTTCTGCGGCGCGGGAGGTGGAGGAAGAGACGGGCGTTCAGGTGTGCGGAGCTCAGGACCAAGCCCTCGATCCGCCGCTGATCGACATCGACAGCCACGCCATCCCGGCCAACCCGGCCAAAGGCGAGGGCGCGCATCTGCACCACGACTTTTTGTACCTGTTCCGAGGCGATGCCACTGCGCCCTTGAGCCCGCAGTGGGAAGAAGTGCAGGGCGTACGTTGGGTTGCGCGTGAGGCTTTGTTAGCGCTGCAGAGTGCGCGCTTTGTACGGCTGGTGAGCAAGCTGCGGCTTGCTCTTTGA
- a CDS encoding RrF2 family transcriptional regulator yields the protein MRLTQFSDFAVRVMLYLAAHTERLCSVGEIAGAYEISDNHLMKVVSKLAAEGYIESVRGRNGGIRLGRPATEINIGKLIRYTEGHIDLVGCAQCKLNGVCKLPGPLDLALAAFFGVLERYSLADVLGTQDGIRMLRQLSSLSRGEALTPVDPTAD from the coding sequence GTGCGCCTAACCCAGTTTTCTGACTTTGCCGTTCGCGTCATGCTCTACCTCGCTGCCCACACAGAACGGCTGTGTTCCGTGGGGGAGATCGCGGGTGCCTATGAGATCTCTGACAACCACTTGATGAAGGTGGTCAGCAAGCTCGCGGCCGAGGGCTATATCGAATCTGTCCGGGGCCGCAACGGGGGCATCCGGCTGGGCCGCCCCGCCACAGAAATCAACATTGGCAAACTCATTCGCTACACGGAGGGGCACATCGACCTGGTGGGCTGCGCGCAATGCAAACTCAACGGGGTCTGCAAGCTACCCGGCCCGTTGGACCTGGCGCTCGCTGCATTCTTCGGTGTGCTGGAGCGCTACTCGTTGGCCGACGTACTGGGCACCCAAGACGGCATACGGATGCTGCGGCAACTGTCCTCGCTGTCGCGCGGGGAGGCCCTGACGCCGGTAGACCCGACGGCGGACTGA
- a CDS encoding group III truncated hemoglobin: protein MLIAETHPPFALDEAGISTLIATFYARVREDESLGPVFARAIPEGHWAEHLGHMSAFWSSVMLSSGRYHGKPVQMHATHLDVLTPAMFTRWLELWTQTTHALFAPEHAKLFVHKASQIATSLQYALFDSNTPR from the coding sequence ATGCTCATTGCTGAAACACACCCACCTTTCGCTCTGGACGAGGCCGGCATTTCGACCTTGATCGCGACTTTTTATGCCCGCGTTCGGGAAGACGAATCGCTGGGCCCGGTGTTTGCCCGCGCAATACCCGAAGGGCACTGGGCAGAGCACCTCGGTCACATGAGCGCCTTTTGGTCCTCCGTGATGCTGTCGTCCGGCCGCTACCACGGCAAGCCGGTGCAAATGCATGCCACGCATCTGGACGTGCTCACCCCCGCCATGTTCACGCGTTGGCTGGAGCTGTGGACGCAGACCACACACGCGCTGTTTGCGCCAGAGCACGCCAAGCTGTTTGTCCACAAGGCCAGCCAGATCGCCACCAGCTTGCAATACGCCCTGTTTGATTCCAACACCCCGCGCTAG
- a CDS encoding alternative oxidase has protein sequence MSFSTPPIDLSVHHAPGAASDRFALAVTKLLRWCADTFFAKRYGHRAIVLETVAAVPGMVGATLTHLRCLRRMENDKGWIRTLMEEAENERMHLMTFIEVAQPTLFERVVILTVQWVFYLGFSLLYLISPRTAHRLVGYFEEEAVVSYTLYLAEIDAGRVANIPAPAIARQYWGLPPSATLRDVVLAVRADEAHHRDVNHSLAAELGGASPASNPSPYPWHASTTELTPPEAGPYRVTVDFTQDNLPAALQKEHNTAKDVWGVIRVKEGSLRLTHLDTGKVELLDAQTPGYVTPLSPHFVQPVGAVKVCIEFYDHDPRRN, from the coding sequence ATGTCGTTCTCTACGCCCCCGATTGATCTGTCTGTTCACCATGCGCCCGGTGCTGCATCCGACCGCTTTGCACTGGCGGTGACCAAGTTGCTGCGTTGGTGTGCCGATACCTTTTTTGCCAAGCGCTATGGCCACCGCGCCATCGTTCTGGAGACCGTAGCCGCCGTGCCCGGCATGGTCGGCGCCACGCTCACCCATCTGCGTTGCCTGCGCCGAATGGAGAACGACAAAGGTTGGATCCGCACGCTGATGGAAGAGGCCGAGAACGAGCGCATGCACTTGATGACCTTCATCGAAGTGGCGCAACCCACCTTGTTCGAGCGCGTCGTGATCCTGACCGTGCAGTGGGTTTTTTACCTCGGCTTTTCGCTGCTGTATCTCATCAGCCCCCGCACCGCCCACCGCTTGGTCGGTTATTTTGAGGAGGAGGCGGTGGTCAGCTACACGCTCTACCTTGCCGAAATCGATGCGGGCCGGGTGGCCAATATTCCGGCACCGGCGATTGCCCGCCAGTACTGGGGCTTGCCCCCGTCGGCCACCTTGCGCGATGTCGTGCTGGCAGTGCGCGCCGATGAAGCCCACCACCGCGACGTGAACCACAGCCTGGCCGCAGAGCTCGGCGGTGCTAGCCCTGCAAGCAACCCTTCACCCTACCCATGGCACGCCAGCACCACAGAGCTGACGCCCCCAGAGGCCGGCCCCTACCGCGTGACGGTGGACTTCACCCAAGACAACTTGCCCGCCGCGCTCCAGAAAGAACACAACACGGCCAAAGACGTGTGGGGCGTGATCCGCGTAAAGGAAGGCAGCCTCCGGCTGACCCACCTGGACACCGGAAAGGTCGAGCTACTCGATGCGCAGACGCCGGGCTATGTGACGCCCCTGAGCCCGCATTTTGTGCAGCCGGTGGGAGCGGTCAAGGTCTGTATCGAGTTTTATGACCACGACCCGCGCCGCAATTGA
- the hmpA gene encoding NO-inducible flavohemoprotein translates to MLSTEHTAKIKATVPLLETGGEALTTHFYQVLMSEYPEVRALFNQTHQQQGTQARALANAVLKYARHIDNLGALGQLPAQIIQKHVSLQILPEHYPMVGTCLLRAIREVLGEAIATDAVIEAWGAAYWQLANILIGAESAQYAQNAAAPGGWGGARQFAVIEKKVESTEITSFVLAPVDGGAVLNYQPGQYLGLKLQINGQEVRRNYSLSQKADGRTLRISVKREPKGVVSNYLHSQVEVGVVLEVFPPAGEFVLGAGTAPLALISGGVGITPTLAMAETALEQGERDVVFIHYARNPEVQAFKETLAAWAHKHPRFTLHLAYEEGATEGVASGRPSLAHIQQWVPADADAYFLGPKPFMQCINRALADHGLPTERRHFEFFGPSEALN, encoded by the coding sequence ATGCTGAGCACTGAACACACCGCCAAAATCAAAGCCACCGTCCCGCTGCTGGAGACGGGCGGCGAGGCGCTGACCACCCACTTTTACCAAGTCTTGATGAGCGAGTACCCGGAAGTCCGCGCCCTGTTCAATCAGACGCATCAGCAACAAGGTACCCAAGCGCGCGCCTTGGCCAATGCGGTGCTGAAGTACGCACGCCATATCGACAACCTGGGCGCTTTGGGCCAGTTGCCCGCGCAAATCATCCAGAAGCACGTGTCGCTGCAAATCCTGCCGGAGCACTACCCCATGGTGGGCACCTGCTTGCTGCGCGCCATCCGCGAGGTGCTGGGCGAAGCCATTGCCACCGATGCGGTGATCGAGGCTTGGGGCGCCGCCTACTGGCAACTCGCCAACATCCTGATCGGCGCAGAGAGTGCGCAATACGCCCAAAACGCCGCTGCGCCCGGCGGCTGGGGCGGTGCGCGTCAGTTTGCGGTGATCGAGAAGAAGGTGGAAAGCACAGAAATCACTTCTTTCGTGCTGGCCCCGGTTGATGGTGGCGCGGTGCTGAACTACCAGCCCGGCCAGTACCTGGGCCTCAAGTTGCAAATCAATGGCCAGGAAGTGCGTCGCAACTACTCTCTCTCGCAAAAGGCAGATGGCCGCACCCTGCGCATCAGCGTCAAGCGCGAGCCCAAGGGCGTGGTGTCCAACTACCTACACAGCCAGGTCGAGGTAGGCGTGGTGCTTGAGGTGTTTCCACCCGCGGGCGAGTTTGTGCTGGGGGCCGGCACCGCACCGCTGGCCCTGATCAGCGGCGGAGTGGGCATCACCCCCACCCTGGCCATGGCAGAAACGGCCTTGGAGCAAGGCGAGCGGGATGTTGTGTTTATTCACTACGCACGGAACCCCGAAGTGCAAGCGTTCAAAGAAACACTCGCTGCCTGGGCGCACAAGCACCCCCGCTTCACGCTGCACCTGGCCTATGAGGAGGGTGCCACCGAAGGCGTTGCCTCCGGCCGCCCCAGCCTGGCGCACATCCAACAATGGGTGCCGGCAGATGCCGATGCCTACTTTCTCGGCCCCAAGCCCTTCATGCAGTGCATCAACCGGGCGCTGGCGGACCACGGACTCCCCACGGAGCGGCGCCACTTTGAGTTCTTCGGCCCTAGCGAGGCGCTGAACTAA
- a CDS encoding BLUF domain-containing protein — MALIHLIYTSTLVQGGPEVLADILHTAQHINQLRGITGMLLHANGSVLQVLEGEEAEVSTTFQSIERDTRHRDVFVLSRQGIAERQFGAWTMGLRNLTATELRESPSAGQVFDANKHEIATRVQPGAALALLVFFAQGVEVPD; from the coding sequence ATGGCACTGATCCATTTGATTTACACCAGCACCTTGGTGCAAGGCGGGCCGGAGGTGCTGGCTGACATCCTTCACACTGCGCAGCACATCAACCAATTGCGCGGTATCACCGGCATGCTGCTGCACGCCAACGGCAGCGTCTTGCAGGTGCTGGAAGGCGAGGAGGCGGAGGTGAGCACCACCTTCCAATCCATCGAGCGGGATACCCGCCACCGGGATGTTTTCGTGTTGTCCCGGCAAGGCATTGCAGAGCGGCAATTCGGCGCGTGGACCATGGGCTTGCGCAACTTGACCGCCACAGAGCTCCGGGAGTCCCCCAGCGCGGGCCAGGTGTTTGATGCCAACAAACATGAAATCGCCACCCGCGTGCAGCCCGGTGCTGCATTGGCCCTGCTGGTGTTTTTTGCACAAGGGGTCGAAGTGCCTGACTGA
- a CDS encoding Crp/Fnr family transcriptional regulator — translation MVTLHLGQVMADAGQAPTHAYFPTTAIVSMVYVTENGDSAEIAVIGNDGVVGISLFLGGDRTPGCTVVHNAGQAYRLPSRHLAAEFERRAVVMRLLLRYTQALVTQITQTAVCNRHHHLEQQLCRWLLLRLERSVTDELTVTHEIISTLLGVRREGVSHEARKLQVSGLIRYRRGRLRVLDREGLMRVVCECFGVVHKEYERLLSAPDAGQGPRAHHSS, via the coding sequence TTGGTCACCCTGCACCTGGGGCAGGTCATGGCAGATGCCGGGCAAGCGCCCACGCACGCGTACTTTCCCACCACCGCCATAGTGTCGATGGTGTATGTCACGGAGAACGGCGACTCTGCGGAGATTGCCGTGATCGGAAACGATGGGGTCGTCGGTATCTCGCTGTTTCTGGGCGGGGACCGCACGCCGGGCTGCACCGTGGTCCATAACGCGGGGCAAGCCTACCGCTTACCATCGCGCCACCTCGCGGCGGAGTTTGAACGCCGCGCAGTGGTGATGCGGCTTTTGCTGCGCTACACCCAGGCGCTGGTCACCCAGATCACGCAAACCGCAGTGTGCAACCGGCACCACCACCTAGAGCAACAGCTGTGCCGCTGGCTGCTGCTGAGGCTGGAGCGCTCGGTGACCGACGAGTTGACGGTGACCCACGAAATCATCTCAACCCTGCTGGGCGTGCGGCGTGAAGGCGTCAGCCACGAGGCGCGCAAGTTGCAGGTGTCGGGGCTGATCCGCTACCGGCGCGGCAGGTTGCGGGTGTTGGACCGCGAAGGCCTGATGCGCGTCGTATGCGAGTGCTTTGGGGTGGTTCACAAGGAATACGAGCGCCTGCTGTCGGCCCCTGATGCGGGCCAGGGGCCCCGAGCGCATCATTCGTCCTGA
- a CDS encoding Hsp70 family protein produces the protein METARPLVLGIDFGTSNSACALIDAQGALQVIPLDGAKAEMPTALFFASETHSVLYGAEAMQAYLNGTEGRLLRSLKSLMGSRLMDEYTAVGDKSIRFFDIVVLFFKELKRRCEAHVGQPLTHAMLGRPVHFVDDDAERDQLAQETLGRAALEAGFTHIAYQLEPIAAALDYEQRVAKETTALVVDIGGGTSDFTVIRLNPERSAQGDRTADILATTGVHIGGTDFDRLLDLTTVMPHLGYKHVGTGGRIVPSSVFFDLSTWHLIHQAYTRKSMHFAKELWTDYTDQALHRRLMDALEEQHGHRMLASVEAAKIACSISGDGAVVNLDFLDRSLAPTVDAVNMEAALHASLAQVVQCAQDCVAAAGLSAVDAVYLTGGSSALRTLIAALRAAMPQATLVEGNRFGSVAAGLAWAGAVHPY, from the coding sequence ATGGAGACTGCTCGCCCCCTCGTGCTGGGCATTGACTTCGGCACCTCGAATTCCGCCTGTGCACTGATTGACGCGCAAGGCGCCTTGCAGGTGATCCCGCTGGACGGCGCCAAGGCCGAGATGCCCACCGCCCTGTTTTTTGCCAGCGAAACGCATTCCGTGCTCTATGGCGCAGAGGCCATGCAGGCCTACCTGAATGGCACAGAGGGGCGCTTGCTGCGCTCGCTCAAAAGCCTGATGGGCAGCCGCCTGATGGACGAGTACACCGCCGTGGGCGACAAGAGCATCCGCTTTTTTGACATCGTGGTGCTATTCTTCAAAGAGCTCAAGCGCCGCTGCGAAGCCCATGTGGGCCAGCCCCTGACCCACGCCATGCTGGGCCGCCCGGTGCACTTTGTGGACGATGACGCCGAGCGCGACCAGCTGGCGCAAGAAACACTGGGCCGCGCCGCATTGGAGGCCGGCTTCACCCACATTGCCTACCAGCTCGAACCGATTGCCGCTGCGCTGGACTACGAGCAGCGCGTAGCCAAAGAGACCACCGCGCTAGTGGTCGACATTGGCGGCGGCACCTCCGACTTCACCGTCATTCGCCTCAACCCCGAGCGCAGCGCGCAGGGCGACCGCACCGCAGACATTCTGGCCACCACCGGCGTGCACATTGGCGGCACCGACTTTGACCGCTTGCTGGACCTGACCACTGTGATGCCCCACTTGGGCTACAAGCACGTGGGCACTGGCGGGCGCATTGTGCCCAGCAGCGTGTTTTTTGACCTGAGCACTTGGCACCTGATTCACCAGGCCTACACCCGCAAGTCCATGCACTTTGCCAAAGAGCTGTGGACCGACTACACCGACCAGGCGCTGCACCGCCGCCTGATGGATGCGCTGGAAGAGCAGCACGGCCACCGCATGCTGGCCAGCGTGGAAGCCGCCAAGATTGCCTGCTCCATCAGCGGTGATGGCGCGGTGGTGAACCTCGACTTTCTGGACCGGAGCCTGGCCCCCACGGTGGATGCGGTGAACATGGAAGCCGCCCTGCACGCCTCACTAGCGCAGGTGGTGCAGTGCGCCCAGGACTGCGTGGCCGCTGCGGGCTTAAGCGCGGTGGACGCGGTGTACCTGACCGGTGGCTCGTCCGCACTGCGCACCTTGATAGCAGCGCTTCGCGCGGCCATGCCTCAAGCCACGCTGGTGGAAGGCAACCGCTTTGGCAGTGTAGCCGCCGGGCTAGCGTGGGCGGGTGCGGTACACCCGTATTGA
- a CDS encoding alpha/beta hydrolase, with product MTALLDCIELESAPNPTAAVIWMHGLGATSDDFAGLVPELDLDGCQPIRFVFPQAPSIPITINGGYVMPGWYDLYGMDLVSKQDAAGIQRSEAAIAALVEREVARGIAADHIVLAGFSQGCAMALHTALRLPHKIAGVMALSGYLPLADRFATERNAANATTPIFMAHGTQDPVVILKRGEDSRDALAALGHPVQWHTYPMPHSVHPREIADIAAFLKQVLPA from the coding sequence ATGACTGCCCTGCTCGACTGCATCGAACTCGAATCCGCCCCCAACCCCACGGCCGCCGTCATCTGGATGCACGGGCTGGGCGCCACCAGCGATGACTTTGCAGGCCTGGTGCCCGAGCTGGACTTGGACGGTTGCCAGCCTATCCGCTTTGTGTTTCCGCAGGCGCCCAGCATCCCGATCACCATCAACGGCGGTTATGTGATGCCCGGCTGGTACGACCTGTATGGCATGGACCTGGTAAGCAAGCAGGACGCGGCGGGCATCCAGCGCTCTGAGGCGGCGATTGCGGCCTTGGTGGAGCGCGAAGTGGCCCGTGGCATCGCGGCCGATCACATCGTATTGGCGGGTTTTAGCCAAGGCTGCGCCATGGCACTGCACACCGCGCTGCGCCTGCCACACAAAATTGCGGGTGTGATGGCCCTGTCCGGCTACCTGCCGCTGGCAGACCGCTTTGCCACCGAGCGCAACGCCGCCAATGCGACTACCCCCATCTTCATGGCCCACGGCACCCAAGACCCGGTGGTGATCTTGAAGCGCGGCGAAGACTCGCGCGACGCACTGGCCGCCCTCGGCCACCCGGTGCAGTGGCACACCTACCCCATGCCGCACAGCGTGCACCCGCGTGAGATTGCTGACATTGCCGCCTTTTTGAAGCAGGTGCTGCCCGCGTGA
- a CDS encoding DMT family transporter: protein MSSHRFHHVLPLLAVLGSVTALGLGTSIAKQLFPVVGSLGTTALRVGFSALLLLLIWRPWRWALAPADRMSLLRYGVALGLMNLLFYMSLRTIPFGIAVAIEFSGPLAVALYSSRKPVDFVWLALAIAGLGLLLPFGGNVQSLDVTGVLYALAAAAFWGAYIVFGKRVGHLHAGHSVALGLTVAAITVVPFGVWHAGAALLDPHVLLIGLVVAAISSALPISLEMVALKRLPQEAFGIMTSMEPAVAALLGLMLLHEQLSAQQWWAIVFIMGAAAGSAVTAKREPPAVAAGLVQ, encoded by the coding sequence ATGTCTTCACACCGCTTTCATCATGTGCTGCCTTTGTTGGCGGTTTTGGGTTCTGTCACCGCCTTGGGGCTGGGCACGTCGATCGCCAAACAGCTCTTTCCCGTGGTCGGGTCCCTGGGCACCACGGCCTTGCGCGTGGGCTTTTCGGCGCTGCTGCTTTTGCTGATCTGGCGGCCCTGGCGCTGGGCACTGGCGCCGGCCGACCGCATGTCACTGCTGCGTTACGGCGTGGCGCTGGGGCTGATGAACTTGCTGTTTTACATGTCGCTACGCACGATTCCGTTTGGCATTGCAGTGGCGATTGAGTTTTCGGGGCCTTTGGCGGTGGCGCTGTATTCGTCGCGCAAGCCGGTGGACTTTGTGTGGCTGGCGCTGGCGATTGCGGGTCTGGGCCTATTGCTGCCGTTCGGCGGCAACGTGCAGTCGCTGGATGTGACCGGTGTGCTCTATGCCCTGGCCGCCGCCGCGTTTTGGGGTGCTTACATCGTGTTCGGCAAGCGGGTGGGCCATTTGCACGCAGGCCACTCGGTGGCACTGGGGCTCACGGTGGCCGCCATCACCGTGGTGCCCTTCGGAGTCTGGCACGCGGGTGCAGCCCTGCTGGATCCACATGTTTTATTGATCGGGCTGGTGGTGGCCGCGATCTCCAGCGCCCTACCTATCTCGCTGGAGATGGTGGCCCTCAAGCGCCTGCCGCAAGAGGCCTTCGGCATCATGACCAGCATGGAGCCGGCGGTGGCGGCCTTGTTAGGTCTGATGTTGCTCCATGAGCAACTCAGTGCCCAGCAGTGGTGGGCCATCGTGTTCATCATGGGTGCTGCAGCGGGCAGCGCGGTCACTGCCAAGCGCGAGCCGCCGGCGGTTGCAGCCGGTCTCGTGCAGTAA
- a CDS encoding SMP-30/gluconolactonase/LRE family protein, which yields MNLLLGVVGCATLYLLLWPVPVSPVAWDAPTAPGYQGAHAVNDRLSGLKMIDLRGEVGPEHIQFGRDGKLYTTVASGNILRMEADGSAQQVFANTGGRVLGFDFDAEGNLIAADAFKGLLSIAPDAKVTVLTDTVNGDPIRYADAVVVAQNGKMYFSDASTRFAPKDWGGTFEASLLDIVEQSSTGRVLEYDPATKATRLVATGLSFANGVALSRDEQSLFVNETGKYRVWKIAVSAHQLDVRSLDTHTPGTAQARVLLDNLPGYPDNLMRGLDGKIWLGFAKPRNATIDNLSAMPWLRSLTLRLPRALWPIPKAYGHVIAFTEDGKVVADLQDPSGSYPETTAITETKDRLYVQSLHAHGLGWLPK from the coding sequence GTGAACCTCCTTTTGGGGGTTGTGGGCTGCGCCACGCTGTATCTGCTCTTGTGGCCAGTCCCGGTGAGCCCCGTGGCGTGGGATGCGCCCACTGCACCCGGCTATCAAGGCGCCCACGCCGTCAACGATCGGCTAAGCGGTTTAAAAATGATCGACCTGCGCGGCGAAGTGGGGCCGGAACATATCCAGTTCGGCCGCGACGGCAAGCTCTACACGACGGTGGCCAGCGGCAATATCTTGCGCATGGAAGCCGATGGCAGCGCGCAGCAGGTGTTTGCCAACACGGGTGGCCGCGTGCTCGGTTTTGACTTTGATGCAGAGGGCAACCTGATTGCGGCGGATGCGTTCAAAGGGCTGCTGTCCATCGCGCCGGACGCCAAAGTGACCGTGCTCACCGACACGGTGAACGGCGACCCGATCCGCTATGCAGATGCGGTGGTGGTCGCTCAAAACGGCAAGATGTATTTCAGCGATGCCTCCACCCGCTTTGCACCCAAAGACTGGGGTGGCACCTTCGAGGCAAGCCTGCTCGACATCGTGGAGCAGTCCAGCACCGGTCGCGTTCTGGAATACGACCCTGCCACCAAAGCCACCCGCCTGGTTGCGACCGGCTTGAGCTTTGCCAACGGCGTGGCACTGAGCCGGGACGAACAGTCACTGTTTGTGAACGAAACCGGCAAATACCGGGTCTGGAAGATTGCGGTCAGCGCCCATCAGCTCGACGTGCGCAGCCTTGACACCCACACCCCAGGCACCGCACAAGCCCGGGTGCTGCTGGACAACCTGCCCGGCTACCCCGACAACCTGATGCGCGGCCTGGACGGAAAAATCTGGCTGGGTTTTGCCAAGCCCCGCAACGCCACCATCGACAACTTGTCGGCCATGCCATGGCTGCGCAGCCTCACCCTACGCTTGCCGCGTGCGCTGTGGCCCATCCCCAAGGCCTACGGCCATGTGATCGCCTTCACTGAGGACGGAAAAGTAGTGGCCGACCTGCAAGACCCGAGCGGCAGCTACCCCGAAACCACGGCGATTACCGAAACCAAAGACCGCCTGTATGTGCAAAGCCTGCACGCCCACGGGCTGGGCTGGCTGCCCAAGTAA